The following are encoded in a window of Clarias gariepinus isolate MV-2021 ecotype Netherlands chromosome 8, CGAR_prim_01v2, whole genome shotgun sequence genomic DNA:
- the tspan14 gene encoding tetraspanin-14: protein MYYYRYENAEVSCCYKYLMFSYNIIFWLAGAAFIAIGFWAWSEKGVLLDLTQVTRLHGFDPVWLVLLVGTVTFILGFAGCVGALRENICLLRFFSGVIGFIFFLELTAAVLALVFQDPLRKWISDFFVVNVKGYRDDIDLQNLIDSLQRVNHCCGATDPNDWDQNVYFNCSKTNPSRERCGVPFSCCVSDPADTVVNTQCGYDIRESVRAKWDGVIYAKGCVTALEEWLPRNIYIVAGVFIVISLLQMVGIFLARNLISDIEKVRFNY from the exons ATGTATTATTACAGATACGAGAATGCGGAGGTCAGCTGCTGTTACAAATACCTCATGTTCAGCTACAACATCATCTTCTgg CTGGCCGGAGCAGCATTTATTGCGATTGGATTCTGGGCCTGGAGTGAGAAG ggtgtgctGTTGGACTTGACCCAGGTGACCCGTCTCCATGGGTTTGACCCGGTCTGGTTGGTTCTGCTGGTCGGCACGGTGACGTTCATCCTGGGGTTTGCCGGCTGTGTGGGAGCGCTGAGAGAGAACATCTGCCTGCTGCGCTTC ttttCAGGTGTGATCGGTTTTATCTTCTTCCTGGAGCTGACGGCGGCCGTGTTGGCGCTGGTGTTTCAGGATCCTCTGAGGAAGTGGATCAGCGACTTCTTCGTTGTGAATGTGAAAGGCTACCGAGATGACATCGACCTCCAGAACCTCATCGATTCACTGCAGAGagtg AACCACTGCTGTGGAGCCACCGATCCAAATGACTGGGACCAGAACGTTTATTTTAACTGCTCAAAGACCAACCCGAGCAGAGAGAGATGTGGAGTCCCTTTCTCCTGCTGCGTCAGTGACCCGGcg gacacAGTAGTGAACACGCAGTGTGGTTATGACATCAGGGAATCTGTCCGTGCG aAGTGGGACGGTGTGATCTATGCAAAAGGCTGTGTTACTGCTCTTGAAGAATGGCTTCCGCGCAACATCTACATCGTAGCAGGAGTGTTCATAGTCATCTCACTgttacag atggTGGGGATTTTTCTGGCTCGGAATCTGATCAGTGACATTGAAAAAGTAAGATTTAATTACTAA